AGTTTGCACAATTGCTTCAATATCTTCTGAACTTAATTCATTTTTATCTTTTAAGGTCTCTAATATTTCTTGATTTTTATCAATATTTTGACTTATCTGACTACTTTTATCAGTAATATTTAAAAACGTTTTTACAGAAATAATAAAAGTTATAACTGTTGAAATAATTGCAATAACCACAAAAAAGATCATTGTTTCTTTTGCATATGTATTAAATCGTATTGAGTAAAGATTCAAAATAATAATTGCCGCAGAAATAAAAATGTTGATTAAACTAAGTGCAATGAAAAAGTAACGGCCTCTTTTATATTTAAAATTAACTTTTTTTTCTAATTTGTTAATTTTATCAACTACATTTTGTTTCATTCTATTCTCCTTTTAATGAATTCATTTGCAATTCAATTAAATGTTCTTGTCTAAAACGATCAACATTTAAGAACAATAAAATTCTTTTATAAAAAATGTGTAATTGAATATTCTTGTCTAAATCTTTGTAATGTCCTTGTTTATTCAAAAACACAATTTTTTCAAATTTTAATTTATTCAATTGGGCGATTTTTTCTTGATATTTAGTATTTACAACAAAGAAAGATAAAATTCCAGTAATTAAAGCAGTTAAAGAGTTAACAACTGTGATTGTGATAATGTAATTAGTACTTTCATTTAATCAAGTTTTATAAGGATTAGGATCCAATTGCGTAGAATTACCTGCTAAAAAAATTGTGGCAATAACACCTGTAAATAAAGTTAATAAGAGAATAATGACATTAAATGTGTAATACAAAATTCCATAAATAATTATTTGATTTTTGATCTTTTTAACGCTTTGTTCATAAAATTCTTCAATTGATTTTAACTTCATTAGTTTCCTTTCTTTAATTGATCGATAATAATATCTTTAATAATAATTTTTTTCTTAGTTGTCGCTTTAGTCCATAAAAGATCAGCAAAATGTTCTAAGTCATCTTCACTAATTAATTTACTTTTATACTTTGTTGTTAAATAATACAATGTGTTTTTAATTTTCTTATATTCTCTATAACGACTATTAGTTTTATAAATTTCTAAAAATATGTTTAAAAAGAAAGAACTAACCATGAAAAACACGAGAATAAAAATAATTACAAAAACACTGTCACTTTTGTTAGTTTCTCTAATTTTAAATAGATAAGTTAGTGTATAAATTGCAATAGAAATAACTACAATGTTCAAAATAGTGATTAAAATACTTAAAATTCTTTCTCAAAAGTTGTAAAGTTTTAATTTTTTTTGATCTTTTTTAATTTTATTTTTTAAATTTTCAATAATAGATTCCATAAATATAATCTTATAATAAACTTATGAAAAAAAATTATAAAGCTTATTTTGTTGATCTAGATGGTACTTTTATTGATCAACATGAAAATGAACTCAGTCCAATTTCAGAACAAAATTTAGAAATTGCAAAAGAAATAAATAAAAATAAACATTTCATTATTTCAACTGGAAGATCAAATTCAGCTTTTGTTATGAATTTAGCAAAAAAAATTAATTCTAAGTATGTAATTTGTCAAAACGGAGCAGTAATTGTTGATGTAAATAACAATGTTTTAAGATTTAACATAATTGAAAAGGATCTTACTTATCAACTAAAAGATTTCTTAGAAAGAAAAAATTTAAATTACACACTTAATGGTGATCCAGTTATTTATACTAATGATGAGAACAGTGTTAAATTAGATAGACCTTGAGCAAAAAAATTTACTAAAGCTCCTTATTCAAAAGTAAATTTGGAACAAACTGTTAATCGCTTTTTAGCTTTTGGCTTACCTAGTGAAGATGCCACAAGACAATTAGCAAAAGAAATTGAAACAAAGTTTCCAGAACTAAGAACACATTTAGTTTCAATGGGTTTATCTTTAGAGATAACTAACAAGTTAAGTTCTAAAGGAGTGGGGAATAAATTTATTTGTGATCTATTACAAATTGATGTCAAAGACGCAGTACACTTAGGTGATTCAGGCAATGATATTTGTGTTAAAGAAGAAAATTTTGATTTAGTAATTATGAATAATGCCATCAATTCTATCAAACCGTATGGTGATTTAATTGGAGAAGACTATCGAAATGGTGGTGTAGCTAAAACTATTAGCAAACTTGAAAAAAATGAATATTAAAAAAATGCAAGAACATTTCTTGCATTTTTTATTTAAATAATTCTTTGTAAATTTCTTTGTAATCTGCTACAGGAACAAATTCCAAAGCATTTTTAACTTCTTCTGGAATATCAACTAAATTTTTCTTATTAGCTAATGGAATGAAAATTTTCTTAATACCTTTTTTGAAGGCAGCAAAAGATTTTTCTTTTAGTCCACCAATTTCTAAAACACGTCCCCTAAGTGTAATTTCACCAGTCATTGCTATATCTTGTGAAACTGGTTTATTGCTTAATGCTGATATTAAAGCAGTTGTAAAGGTTACTCCGGCACTTGGTCCATCTTTTGGAACTGCACCTTCAGGTACGTGAATATGAATTTCATGTTCATCAAAATTGAAATCTTTTATGCCAAATTCTTCAGCATGTGATCTAACATAAGTAAGAGCAATGTTTGCTGATTCTTTCATAACATCTTTTAATGAACCTGTAAGTTTGATTCCACTATTTTTACCTTTAAATGTTGTTACTTCAATTTGTAGTGATGTTCCACCAATTGATGTATAAGCAAGACCATTTACCACTCCAATTTGTGGTTTTTTCTCATTTTCATCTTCAGTAAATTTTGGCACACCTAAGAATTCCCTTGCCACTTCTTTTGTGATTTTAAAAGTTTTAATAGTTTCACCAGAAACAATTTTTGTAACTATTTTACGTGCTAATTTGTCAAAAAGTCTTTTTAATCCCCTTACTCCAGCTTCTGCTGTGTAATGTTTGATAATGTATTCAATTACATCATCTTTAACTTGGAATTGTTCTTTTGTTAAACCTGCCTGTTTAATAGTTGCAGCAACTAAGTGTTCTTTGGCAATTTTAACTTTTTCTGTAATTGTATAACTGCTTAATTCAATTATTTCTACACGATCTAAAAGTGGTTTTGGAATGTTTTCATAGTAGTTGGCAGTGGCAATAAACATAACTTTAGATAAATCATATTCATGTTCTAAATAGTTATCTTGGAATTTTGAATTTTGTTCAGGATCAAGCACTTCAAGCATTGCTGATGAAGGATCACCCTTAATGTCTGAAGACATTTTATCAATTTCATCAAGCAATATTAATGGGTTAGACACACCAACTTTTTGCAAAGCTTTAATAATTTTTCCTGGCATAGCGCCTACATAAGTTTTACGATGCCCTCTAATTTCAGCTTCATCATGTACTCCACCAAGACTAATTTTGATATAGCTCTTATTTAAAGCTTCAGCAATAGCTCGAGCTAATGAAGTCTTTCCAGTTCCTGGAGGACCTACTAAAGTTAAAATAGGTACATTATTAAAGTCTTTTTGAATTTTTTTGGTTTGTTTTGATTCTTTAAATAAATCTAAATCAACTTGTGTTTCATCATCAATTTGAATTAAAGTTTCTGTATCTTTGTTTAATTTTGCTAAATTTTTCCGATTGATGATTAAAGCTAAATATTCAACAATTCTTTCTTTAACTTCTTTTAAACCATAGTGATTTTTGTCTAAAATTTCTCTTGCTTTTTGAATATCTAAAGTTTCAATTTCAACTTTTCTTCAAGGCATTTTTTTCAAAGTATTAATATAAACTTGTGTAATATTAGCGTCAGGTGATCCTGGCATCATTGCTTTAAGACGTTCATTTTCTGAAGCAATTAGTTTTAAAACTGATTGTGGATAAAGTTGAGCAGTTTTTGGATCATCTAAAATTTTTTGAAATTCGTCATCATCACTTGCTTCGGGATTATTGTCATTTAAAGTTTCTTTAATTGCTTTTAAT
This Mycoplasmopsis columbina DNA region includes the following protein-coding sequences:
- a CDS encoding DUF4231 domain-containing protein; its protein translation is MKLKSIEEFYEQSVKKIKNQIIIYGILYYTFNVIILLLTLFTGVIATIFLAGNSTQLDPNPYKTWLNESTNYIITITVVNSLTALITGILSFFVVNTKYQEKIAQLNKLKFEKIVFLNKQGHYKDLDKNIQLHIFYKRILLFLNVDRFRQEHLIELQMNSLKGE
- the lon gene encoding endopeptidase La, which produces MNEEVLKENKQTLTSPFFLDLSDPLSVGWVLNGEDTQLFTFPVIKEGIRQNWNFYLKYQDKNIEKEHVFIVYTNLDRKNDLSENEYLNKNSDVLVYGTFAQILKVDHDSEHQTLTFTVKGLSKVKYSAMFDENNQETADLRQVAWLKYELIDGNTTENLVQEEDLEYLSHNIQLLDYVITSLSVKDLYSNILDELLTTRNIGISKSQWLKKIKAAVLKFQQTVNKAIGGEYDENSEDAPDEADIINAFMLNAVLGNYDRYIVFSQKDIVAQTEYLLDSISQWPKILHLNKEDLEYMNNMEFYKNMAEQEISDNEDDDDDELIESFVREESEKRIKENKSKKGEDKTMSKQQENNNNEQDKNKIDALLELEIHEKMKKNLDKQQKDFMLREKLKAIKETLNDNNPEASDDDEFQKILDDPKTAQLYPQSVLKLIASENERLKAMMPGSPDANITQVYINTLKKMPWRKVEIETLDIQKAREILDKNHYGLKEVKERIVEYLALIINRKNLAKLNKDTETLIQIDDETQVDLDLFKESKQTKKIQKDFNNVPILTLVGPPGTGKTSLARAIAEALNKSYIKISLGGVHDEAEIRGHRKTYVGAMPGKIIKALQKVGVSNPLILLDEIDKMSSDIKGDPSSAMLEVLDPEQNSKFQDNYLEHEYDLSKVMFIATANYYENIPKPLLDRVEIIELSSYTITEKVKIAKEHLVAATIKQAGLTKEQFQVKDDVIEYIIKHYTAEAGVRGLKRLFDKLARKIVTKIVSGETIKTFKITKEVAREFLGVPKFTEDENEKKPQIGVVNGLAYTSIGGTSLQIEVTTFKGKNSGIKLTGSLKDVMKESANIALTYVRSHAEEFGIKDFNFDEHEIHIHVPEGAVPKDGPSAGVTFTTALISALSNKPVSQDIAMTGEITLRGRVLEIGGLKEKSFAAFKKGIKKIFIPLANKKNLVDIPEEVKNALEFVPVADYKEIYKELFK
- a CDS encoding HAD-IIB family hydrolase; the encoded protein is MKKNYKAYFVDLDGTFIDQHENELSPISEQNLEIAKEINKNKHFIISTGRSNSAFVMNLAKKINSKYVICQNGAVIVDVNNNVLRFNIIEKDLTYQLKDFLERKNLNYTLNGDPVIYTNDENSVKLDRPWAKKFTKAPYSKVNLEQTVNRFLAFGLPSEDATRQLAKEIETKFPELRTHLVSMGLSLEITNKLSSKGVGNKFICDLLQIDVKDAVHLGDSGNDICVKEENFDLVIMNNAINSIKPYGDLIGEDYRNGGVAKTISKLEKNEY